TTTCGCTTTCTTTGGATTAACCTTGGCGGGAAGTTTGATTTCTTTGTAATACTTCCTTTCCGGGGTGTCCACTGAAATTGTTAGGCTGTCTTCTGTCCCATGTAGCTGTATGTCTTCTTTTTCAACTCCCGGAAGCTCAGCTATTACTTTAACTTCACCGTTTGTCGTGTAGACGTCAACCAGTGGTTCCCTTTCTTCCTTTATCTGAGGGCCGAAACGGGTTGGCTGAACATTGCCGAACTCCCTTATTTTCGGCTTTCCGTCCGGTCCTATAGTAATGCTGTAGCCGTAGACGAATGGGCCCCATTCACGTACTGTTGAGCCATCTGGAAGTTTTCTTTCCCTAACATATCCTTTAGGCACCCTCGACGTCATTTCTTTAATTTCTCTTTCGAACATTCGTTCGAACTCTCTGAAAATTTCGTCTATGTCTTCAAAGAACCGGCTGCTAAAGAACGGGTATCTTCTCCATCTTCGCTTGAACCAGTCTGGATAATCTTCGTCCCAGCTCATTGATATTCCTCCAAATAAACAGCGACAAAAAGGCATTATAAAAATTTCTGTTAAAATCTAAACCAAAGTTCTAAGCTGATGAATTGTTCCGAGGAATGTTCCGTCGAGCATGTAAACTTCTGCACTGTTTATATCAACTGTCCCGGAACGCAGTATAGGCCCGATGAATTCGCGGTATTTCTCTTCTTTACTCACACTGCCAACATTTACTGGCTGCCCACCTAAGAAATCGTTAAAGGCTGGCATAATGAAAATTTGCGAAACCCTTGGAGTTTTGTGAAACAACTGTTCAAAGGTTTTCACTGGGTTATCTCCAACCCTTTCATGAAGTCTTCTCAGTAGGGCCTCTGCCAGTTTAGTGCCACTACATTTGGCTTTAACCCAAACTTGACTTGTAATCTTAAAGCCTAAAGGGTCGCGGAAAACAACAACTGGATGTAGATGTCCAATCACGAGGTTTTTGCATTCAAGAAGTTCCGGCGAAGGCCATGTGTGGCCGTGGAAAAATCCTGTGTCTTCAATTTTAATGCCTGTAGAAGGTAAAATTTTGACTTCTTCTGGAAGGAGAGGTTCAAGGTTCCCATCATGATTTCCGGGAATAACCATTATTTCCTTAACATTTTTCAATAATACTTCAAAGAATTCGGGGATATCTCTCCACTCTTCAACTTCGGCTTTGGCTATAGTATGCTTAACATCCCCTAAAAATAGAATAGCTCTGGGCTTAACTTTTTTTACGATTTGAAGAAGTCTCTCTTGAAGTTTTGCGGTTTGGGAGGGAACGTGAACTCCTTCCTTTGCTAAGGGGACTTCCCAGCCTATATGTAAGTCTGCAACTACCAAAGTTTTCCCGTTTCTATTAATAGCAAGTAGGGCTGGATATGGTTGTACGGGCTTAATCATGGTCATCCTCATTTATTAGCCGTAAAATTTCTTCATGAAGTCTCTTATTACCCGATGCTATTATGGAAACCCTCCGCTGCGGGGTGACTTCAGCTTCCAATTTTTCTCCTTTAGGTGTTGTTATAATTCCTCCTGCCTCTTTTACTATTAAATAGGCTGCAGCCATGTCTATTACACGCATTTTTCTTCTAATGTCAATGAAAGCGTCTGATGTTCCGTCGGCAACGTAGCACAGTTGGAGGGCATTAGCGCCAAAATATCTTGGGTGCTTATTTAATGCGAGTATTTTCGTAATTTTTCTGTGCATTTCGGAATTTAAGGACTTGTAAGTGTTTACGTCCACGCCTATTACTGAATTTTCAAAGTCAACGTTCTGGGAAGAAGTGATTTTCTCATCGTTTTTATATGCTCCTCTTCCCTTTTCAGCTGTGTAAACAATGCCGCGAACTATATCCATGACTAAAGCGGATTCAACTTGGCTGAGAAACGGCTTCTTAGCCAAAGCAATCGAAGTAGCAAAAAATGGAATGCCGTGAATAGCGTTTGTTGTTCCATCTAAGGGGTCGCAGATTAAATACAAATTTTCAGGTTCAGACCCAACTTTTATTGTTCCCTTTTCTTCACTGATAATTGTGCACGAAATCCCCTTATCCATTACTTTTTCAATTAAAGTTTTTTCAGCTCTCAAATCAATTTCTTTAGTTAAATCTCCGCCAGCTCCCCTTCCGTAAGTTTTCGCAGCCTCCGCAGTTCCAACTAAGGGAAGAATTTTCTTTCTAATTTCGGCGGCGCATTCCTTCAATAATTTTAGGCTGTTCATTTCTCTTACATCTATTCTAATTACAAGCACTTAGCTTTTGTTAGTATAGATAAGATGATTCGATGAATTTTAAGAAAGTTCTCGTTTTTAGTTTAAAATTCCATGAGTTATGAATACGTCCATAGAAGATAAAACTTAAAGAAGTCAGATTGAATTTTAAGGTCTTTTTTGACCGTATCTCCACTCTCTTTTCATATTTCTCTCCCATTTGGATAGGAAAACCTCGTCGATGTCGAAGTTTATTCCTTGAGTTTTCTCGACGAGCCCTATAAAATCGAGTATGTAAAAGATTACATCTACGAGTTCCTCTACTATCAAGTTCCAATCTTTACCTTTCTTGTAGGCGTCTGCAGCTTCGCCAAGCTCCACAAAGGCCCATAGAAGCTTCTGCGGTAAAGCATTTTCATCGTTTGGAAATCCCTTTTCAGCTACTAAACGTCTAACAAGAACTTTAGCCTCATTAAAACTTACTTTTCGCATCAGTTTCCCTCCTTATGCTTAGAAGCCTAGAATTCAGTTAAGCATAGCATATATAAGTAACCGTATCAAAGATAATCAAACCAATAATTCAAGCGGAGGAGAATTCATGTCAAACATTGAAATGCCAAAATGCAACAGTTGCCACAGAGTAATCCAGCCTGGAACTCAAGCAGTAAAGCTTCCATGTCCAAACTGCGGAGAAATCATAATCTGGCGATGCCAGAAATGCCGGAAGTTTGGTCGTCCATACAAATGCCCCAAATGCGGCTTTACCGGTCCATAAAATAGTAATTTTAATTTGTATTCTTAAATTTGCAGACAGCTACCAGACGTAATTAA
Above is a genomic segment from Candidatus Bathyarchaeota archaeon containing:
- a CDS encoding Hsp20/alpha crystallin family protein, whose amino-acid sequence is MSWDEDYPDWFKRRWRRYPFFSSRFFEDIDEIFREFERMFEREIKEMTSRVPKGYVRERKLPDGSTVREWGPFVYGYSITIGPDGKPKIREFGNVQPTRFGPQIKEEREPLVDVYTTNGEVKVIAELPGVEKEDIQLHGTEDSLTISVDTPERKYYKEIKLPAKVNPKKAKTRYKNGVLEVTLPKEEERKPKGEPIKIE
- a CDS encoding metallophosphoesterase, which translates into the protein MIKPVQPYPALLAINRNGKTLVVADLHIGWEVPLAKEGVHVPSQTAKLQERLLQIVKKVKPRAILFLGDVKHTIAKAEVEEWRDIPEFFEVLLKNVKEIMVIPGNHDGNLEPLLPEEVKILPSTGIKIEDTGFFHGHTWPSPELLECKNLVIGHLHPVVVFRDPLGFKITSQVWVKAKCSGTKLAEALLRRLHERVGDNPVKTFEQLFHKTPRVSQIFIMPAFNDFLGGQPVNVGSVSKEEKYREFIGPILRSGTVDINSAEVYMLDGTFLGTIHQLRTLV
- a CDS encoding inositol monophosphatase — translated: MNSLKLLKECAAEIRKKILPLVGTAEAAKTYGRGAGGDLTKEIDLRAEKTLIEKVMDKGISCTIISEEKGTIKVGSEPENLYLICDPLDGTTNAIHGIPFFATSIALAKKPFLSQVESALVMDIVRGIVYTAEKGRGAYKNDEKITSSQNVDFENSVIGVDVNTYKSLNSEMHRKITKILALNKHPRYFGANALQLCYVADGTSDAFIDIRRKMRVIDMAAAYLIVKEAGGIITTPKGEKLEAEVTPQRRVSIIASGNKRLHEEILRLINEDDHD
- a CDS encoding DUF1610 domain-containing protein: MSNIEMPKCNSCHRVIQPGTQAVKLPCPNCGEIIIWRCQKCRKFGRPYKCPKCGFTGP